A single window of Nicotiana sylvestris chromosome 5, ASM39365v2, whole genome shotgun sequence DNA harbors:
- the LOC138869651 gene encoding uncharacterized protein produces the protein MADKTMKMPLGIIDGVLVRVDKFILPANFVILDCEVDYEVPIILGRLFLATGKALVDVEAGELTFKVGDEKVVFHVCKSMSQPNSIVVCSFVDLVTEVIVDDTSAMINVEDPIEAMLLNLDVNEDEGRVKCVTLHGMGSYYYEPQKLSLDLENRKTLPTKPSIEEPPVDATLAVLQKRKKAIRWTLTDIWGISPAFCMHKIILEDDAKPSVEHRRKLNEAMQEVVKKELIKWLDAWVMYPISDSSWTSSAQCVPNKGGMTVVANAQNKLIPTRIVTGWRVCMDYRKLNKVTCKDPFSLPFLDQMLDRLVGHAFYCFLDGYSGYNQTLITPEYQEKATFTCLYGTFAFSKMPFGLCNAPATFQRCMMTIFTTMVEDILEVFMDDFSVVGDLFDECLKNLDKVLTRMPWFADVANFLVTSIVPCELSSNQRKKLKQDRLDYYWDEPYMFKICNDGMIRRCVSEEEQMSILDACHSSPYGGHHGGAKTASKVPSCGFYWPTLYKYVSDLVKKCDEYQRAGGILKKDEMPLTTILEDKMKYLHDKYACGKEFELGDFVLLFNSRLRLFMGKLKSKWNGPFEVVLVTPFGALDLKNKNGEIFRVNGNKVKHYLGFVFGLTGCEICIGMFDAVQDSTWKIWHSLKFGLLSCSIFCGHDGLTAEAEIDQVLALIIFN, from the exons atggcggataaAACAATGAAGATGccgcttggtattattgatggtgtccttgttcgggtggacaagtTTATTCTACCTGCtaactttgtgattttggattgcgAGGTCGATTATGAGGTtccgatcatattgggaagacttTTCCTTGCAAccgggaaggccttagttgatgttgAAGCCGGGGAGCTCACCTTCaaggtgggtgatgaaaaagtggtctttcatgtgtgcaaatcaatgagtcAGCCAAATAGTATTgtggtgtgctcttttgtggatcttgtcacagaagtgatagttgatgatactagtgcaatgatcaatgtggaggatcctaTAGAAGCAATGTTGTTGaaccttgatgtcaatgaggatgaagGTCGGGTGAAGTGTGTtactttacatggaatgggctcttactatTATGAGCCTCAGaagctctctttggatcttgagaatagaaagactctaccaacaaagccctcaatcgaggaacctccc gtagatgccacattggcggtgctccaaaagaGAAAGAAGGCAATTAGATGGACTCTTACCGATATTTGGGGAATAAGCCCGgccttttgtatgcacaagattattcttgaagatgatGCCAAGCCCTCCGTGGAACATCGAAGGAAGTTGAATGAagctatgcaagaggttgtcaaaaaggagttgatcaagtggttggatgcatgggttatgtaccccatctcagatagttcttggacttcgtCAGCGCAATGTGTGCCGAataagggtggtatgactgtggttgCCAAtgctcaaaataagttgattccCACCAGGATTGTCACtggatggagggtgtgcatggactaccgcaagttgaataaagtgacctgcaAGGATCCCTTTTCATTGCCCTTCCTTGACcagatgctagatagacttgttgggcatgccttctactgttttttggatgggtactcaggttacaaccaaaCATTGATTACTCCGGAATATCAGGAGAAAGCCACCTTCACGTGTctgtatggcacctttgccttttctaagatgccatttggtttgtgtaatgcaccggctacattccagcggtgtatgatgaCCATATTTACTAccatggtggaggacattttggaggtgttcatggacgacttcagtgttgtgggtgacttatttgatgaatgtttgaagaatcttgacaaGGTGTTGACCCG CATGCCttggtttgcggatgttgctaaCTTTCTTGTGACCAGCATTgttccgtgtgagctctcttctaaccaaaggaagaagcttaaacagGATAGATTGGACTACTACTGGGATGAGCCCTATATGTTCAAAATCTGTAATGATGGTATGATCCGGAGATGTGTTTCGGAAGAAgagcaaatgagtattctggatgcttgtcattcctctccctacggtggtcatcatggtggggcgaagACAGCTTCAAAGGTGCCTAgttgtggtttttattggcctacaTTGTACAAATATGTGAGTGACCTTGTGAAGAAGTGTGATGAATATCAAAGAGCAGGTGGTATTTTaaagaaggatgagatgcctctcaccaccattcttgag gacaagatgaagtacttacatgacaagtaTGCTTGTGGCAAAGAGTTCGAATTGGGTGATTttgttctcttgttcaattcccggttacgacTGTTtatgggaaagcttaagtcaaaatggaatggaccttttgaggtggtgcttgtgactccatttggtgctcttgatttgaaaaacaaaaatggtgagatcttcagagttaatgggaacAAAGTCAAGCACTATCTTG gatttgtttttggactaactggttgtgagatatgTATAGGGATGTTTGATGCAGTACAAGACTCAACTTGGAAAATTtggcactctctgaagtttggactGCTGTCGTGCTCCATTTTTTGTGGTCACGATGGCCTTACTGCGGAGGCTGAAATTGATCAAG